The Aequorivita sublithincola DSM 14238 genome window below encodes:
- a CDS encoding S8 family peptidase, whose protein sequence is MKNTIKILFFLFSMQLLAQGPVIRAEVNLDDVYTQYGLSGEGVLIVMIDRGIDYTHPDFIDENGNTRLAYIYDMVDPTGANDPNNPYGVGTIHDHEALNTALANNDPPLSTDRFGHGTATTGIICGNGSGTTDGQFHGVAPKATIISIKITHDYFPPFNGQPGQDAFFDPSYIAIALQFASDKIAELGLPSITLMNIGSIGGPTDGTSMYSRAIDQYVQSGHTFVCGIGDDGGRENHASGTVSQGQTIDLLVDKANSGNLRFDLWYSESDRFTVSIERPNGIVEGPFTAPNGPNDSVDENLGDIFMAHRGKNVEFWGSDAERRELLIDFSGTTGTYKVRLQGASTPNGGEFHSTLNPSNFTSNNKFLSYVVPGYSINDYASAALNIVPTDYVISEGWYDINGNFQQFTGQGDPGELWIGASKGPTQDERLAPDIAAPGEIAFGAYSPNTWYSHYVTSLVQGGNGLYGIQNAVSAASPLVTGIIALMLEVKPNLTPSQIKNILRNSCNQDAFTGSVPNNTWGYGKINALLAIQNTISLGTDPLKGKSIVLYPSPTNGWFTIDLGKEYSDVSVKIYNIMGQLISSEKYNSAKMIQQEINVSTGMYFVKVSTAKEGSNTLRIIKQ, encoded by the coding sequence ATGAAAAACACAATTAAAATTCTTTTTTTCTTATTTTCAATGCAATTACTTGCTCAGGGTCCTGTAATAAGGGCTGAAGTTAACTTAGATGATGTTTATACGCAATATGGTTTAAGCGGGGAAGGTGTTCTAATTGTTATGATCGATCGGGGTATTGACTATACACATCCAGATTTTATTGATGAAAATGGCAATACGAGGCTTGCCTATATATACGATATGGTCGATCCAACGGGAGCGAACGATCCTAATAATCCCTATGGTGTAGGAACCATTCATGACCATGAGGCCTTAAATACTGCTTTGGCAAATAACGATCCTCCACTTTCAACCGATAGGTTTGGTCATGGCACCGCAACCACCGGAATTATTTGTGGCAATGGCAGTGGCACAACAGACGGCCAATTTCACGGAGTAGCACCAAAAGCTACCATTATTAGTATAAAAATAACTCACGACTATTTCCCTCCTTTTAACGGCCAGCCCGGGCAAGATGCTTTTTTTGATCCCTCTTACATAGCTATTGCGTTGCAATTTGCTTCAGATAAAATTGCTGAACTCGGACTGCCGTCTATAACCTTAATGAATATTGGTTCCATAGGTGGCCCTACGGATGGAACGAGTATGTATAGCAGAGCTATTGACCAATATGTACAAAGTGGTCATACTTTCGTTTGCGGAATAGGTGATGATGGCGGACGCGAAAATCATGCCTCAGGCACGGTTTCACAAGGCCAGACAATTGACCTTTTGGTAGATAAGGCAAATTCTGGAAATTTAAGATTTGATCTTTGGTATAGTGAAAGCGACCGATTTACGGTTAGTATTGAAAGACCTAACGGAATTGTCGAAGGACCTTTCACTGCTCCCAATGGGCCTAATGACTCTGTGGATGAGAACTTAGGAGATATTTTCATGGCCCATCGCGGAAAGAATGTTGAATTTTGGGGTTCTGACGCTGAACGGAGAGAATTACTTATTGATTTTTCTGGAACAACAGGCACCTATAAAGTACGCCTCCAAGGTGCATCGACACCTAATGGTGGCGAATTCCACAGTACTTTAAATCCCTCTAACTTTACCAGTAACAATAAATTTCTATCCTATGTAGTGCCTGGCTACAGTATCAATGATTATGCGAGTGCCGCATTAAATATAGTGCCCACAGATTATGTAATAAGCGAAGGATGGTATGATATTAATGGAAACTTTCAACAATTTACGGGACAAGGCGATCCTGGAGAATTATGGATCGGCGCCAGTAAGGGGCCTACACAGGATGAGAGATTAGCCCCAGATATTGCGGCTCCGGGCGAAATTGCTTTTGGCGCATACAGTCCCAATACGTGGTATAGCCATTACGTCACCTCACTTGTACAGGGCGGTAACGGCCTATATGGAATCCAAAATGCGGTAAGTGCCGCGTCACCTTTAGTAACAGGGATTATTGCATTGATGCTAGAGGTAAAACCTAACCTTACTCCCTCCCAGATAAAAAATATATTGCGCAATTCTTGCAATCAGGATGCCTTTACGGGATCTGTTCCAAATAATACTTGGGGTTATGGAAAAATAAATGCACTACTTGCTATTCAAAATACCATTAGTTTAGGCACCGATCCTTTAAAAGGTAAAAGCATTGTATTGTACCCAAGCCCTACCAACGGATGGTTCACCATTGATTTGGGTAAGGAATATTCAGATGTAAGCGTAAAGATTTACAATATTATGGGCCAGCTAATTTCTTCGGAAAAATATAATTCCGCAAAAATGATACAACAAGAAATAAATGTTTCCACAGGAATGTATTTTGTAAAAGTGAGCACTGCTAAAGAAGGATCGAACACTTTAAGGATTATAAAACAATGA
- a CDS encoding T9SS type A sorting domain-containing protein, producing the protein MRTSIILLVFLNSITSAFAQDPAILWQNTIGGSEREDAREISPTSDGGYIIGGDSFSNISGDKTENSNGGRDLWIVKINATGAIVWQNTIGGSGEDRLWSIFQTVDGGYLILADSNSDISGDKTENSRGGFDYWILKLDATGTIMWQHTYGGIDADYFPRGHQTSDGSYIVAGTSTSGVSGEKTDPSNGDADIWILKLDSNGTILWQNSIGGSSGDYTNAISLANDGGYIINTSSISNISGDKSENSIGGLDYWVVKLNPDGTVQWENTIGGINDDAGFGVIPTMDGGYLAGGQSNSPASGDKSENSLGLSDYWIMKLDSSGTIVWENTIGGGLDDFFTDFKELTDGSFLVTGISYSGIGGDKTDPSKGDSDNWFLNVNSSGAITGQKTIGGTFRDDPINIILTQEGGFVVANSSSSDISGDKTENSQGFLDYWVYKMQSVMLDVSDNDLNSISLYPNPTNGNFTIEMGREYTDVSIQIYNMLGQLISSEKYVAAKTIEQKIIAPVGIYFVNVNTVKEGSNTLRIIKQ; encoded by the coding sequence ATGAGAACTTCAATTATATTGCTCGTATTTCTAAATAGTATTACTTCAGCTTTCGCCCAAGACCCAGCCATACTTTGGCAAAACACTATAGGTGGGAGCGAAAGGGAAGATGCTAGAGAAATAAGCCCCACCAGTGATGGCGGTTATATTATTGGAGGGGATTCCTTTTCCAATATTTCGGGGGACAAAACCGAAAATTCCAATGGCGGTCGTGATCTCTGGATCGTGAAAATAAACGCCACAGGTGCTATAGTTTGGCAAAATACTATTGGCGGCAGCGGTGAAGATAGATTATGGAGTATTTTCCAAACTGTGGATGGTGGATACTTGATTTTAGCGGACTCAAATTCTGATATTTCTGGAGACAAAACCGAAAATTCAAGGGGTGGGTTTGATTACTGGATCTTAAAATTAGACGCTACGGGCACCATAATGTGGCAACATACCTATGGGGGCATCGATGCAGATTATTTTCCCAGAGGTCATCAAACTTCAGATGGTAGTTATATAGTAGCGGGCACTTCAACTTCAGGAGTTTCGGGGGAAAAAACAGATCCATCAAACGGAGATGCCGATATTTGGATACTTAAACTCGATTCTAACGGAACCATTCTTTGGCAAAACAGCATAGGAGGAAGCAGTGGTGATTATACAAATGCAATTTCATTAGCCAATGATGGCGGTTATATCATAAATACTTCGTCCATTTCAAATATATCAGGGGATAAGTCGGAAAATTCTATTGGTGGTCTTGATTATTGGGTAGTAAAGTTAAACCCCGATGGAACCGTACAATGGGAAAATACCATTGGAGGTATAAATGATGACGCTGGATTTGGAGTAATCCCTACTATGGATGGTGGCTATCTTGCAGGTGGGCAATCGAATTCCCCAGCTTCGGGGGATAAATCTGAAAATTCTCTCGGACTATCTGATTATTGGATTATGAAATTGGATAGTAGTGGCACGATAGTCTGGGAAAACACAATAGGTGGCGGCCTAGATGATTTTTTTACAGATTTTAAAGAACTGACGGACGGAAGTTTTTTGGTTACCGGTATTTCATATTCTGGAATAGGTGGTGATAAAACTGATCCTTCAAAAGGTGATTCCGACAATTGGTTTCTCAATGTCAATAGTTCTGGTGCTATAACGGGACAGAAAACCATTGGAGGTACTTTTAGAGACGATCCCATAAATATTATTCTTACGCAAGAAGGGGGATTTGTTGTAGCAAATTCCTCCAGTTCAGATATTTCAGGAGATAAAACTGAAAACTCTCAAGGTTTTCTGGATTATTGGGTTTATAAAATGCAATCGGTTATGCTGGATGTTTCAGATAATGATTTGAACAGCATATCACTCTACCCCAATCCAACAAACGGCAATTTCACGATAGAAATGGGCAGGGAATACACAGATGTATCCATTCAGATTTACAATATGCTCGGCCAACTTATTTCTTCGGAAAAATATGTTGCTGCCAAAACGATAGAACAAAAGATTATCGCCCCTGTAGGGATTTATTTTGTAAATGTGAATACTGTTAAAGAAGGATCGAACACGTTAAGGATTATAAAACAATAG
- a CDS encoding T9SS type A sorting domain-containing protein, giving the protein MKRFLFFAIMSLLCLTVSAQNWVQLGNDINGKAAQDDFGRWASLSADGNTVAVGAQYNDDAGSNAGQVRVFTYNGTSWSQKGLDINGEAAEDHSSRVSLSADGNTMAIGAPLNDDTGNGSGNVRVFVFDGTNWVQRGVNIPSETPNDQSGGAVSMSADGNRVAIGSIDSRTQGLNTGQVRVFGWNGSAWAKLGSNINGEAMDDQFGYSVKLSADGNTFVAGALYADPISNGNGEVSIYEFNGTDWVAKGDDIPGEQTNGNFGLSVDISADGNTIISAESEFKNGNGDRIGRARIFSWNGTQWVQKGSSIDGMADGDRIGIRVSITKQGNIIAIKGLLGQGNANDLSGNTRMFRFNGTDWVQLGQTIYGQAGDNGGFGLEFSGTGNTISIGFPQRDDNGQDSGQMRVYKFDGPLSVAGNNLKFATLYPNPSNSNFTIDLGKEYTEVAVQIYNMLGQVISSEKYASAKTIEKKITSVAGMYFVKISTAQGANKTLKVIKN; this is encoded by the coding sequence ATGAAACGATTTTTATTTTTTGCAATAATGAGCCTTTTATGTTTGACCGTTTCAGCCCAAAATTGGGTACAGCTTGGCAATGATATAAATGGTAAAGCCGCTCAAGACGATTTCGGTCGCTGGGCCTCCCTTAGTGCAGATGGCAATACTGTTGCTGTGGGAGCGCAATATAATGACGATGCAGGAAGCAATGCGGGCCAGGTTCGGGTGTTTACCTACAATGGAACATCTTGGTCCCAAAAAGGATTGGACATTAATGGTGAAGCTGCAGAAGACCACAGCAGCAGAGTAAGTCTTAGTGCGGATGGCAATACAATGGCTATCGGCGCACCATTAAATGATGATACGGGAAACGGTTCTGGGAATGTAAGAGTATTTGTATTTGATGGTACAAACTGGGTTCAGCGCGGAGTAAACATACCCAGTGAAACCCCAAATGATCAAAGTGGCGGCGCGGTTAGTATGAGTGCAGATGGCAATCGGGTAGCCATTGGTTCCATAGATTCACGCACGCAAGGTCTCAACACAGGGCAGGTACGGGTTTTTGGTTGGAATGGGAGTGCGTGGGCCAAATTGGGTTCAAATATAAATGGTGAGGCAATGGATGATCAATTTGGGTATTCCGTAAAATTAAGCGCAGATGGAAATACTTTTGTTGCAGGCGCGCTTTATGCAGATCCTATAAGCAATGGCAATGGTGAAGTAAGTATCTACGAATTTAATGGGACCGATTGGGTTGCGAAGGGAGATGATATTCCAGGCGAACAAACCAATGGCAATTTTGGACTATCCGTTGACATTAGTGCAGATGGCAATACAATTATTTCAGCTGAAAGTGAATTTAAAAATGGCAATGGTGATCGTATAGGAAGAGCAAGAATTTTTTCCTGGAACGGAACCCAGTGGGTGCAAAAAGGTTCAAGTATAGATGGAATGGCAGATGGCGATAGGATTGGGATTAGAGTTTCCATAACCAAGCAAGGAAATATAATTGCCATAAAAGGCTTGCTGGGTCAGGGAAATGCCAATGACCTAAGTGGTAATACAAGAATGTTTCGGTTTAATGGAACTGATTGGGTGCAATTGGGACAAACAATTTATGGCCAGGCAGGAGACAATGGAGGCTTTGGCCTAGAATTCAGCGGTACAGGAAATACCATAAGCATTGGATTCCCACAGCGTGATGACAACGGACAAGATTCTGGACAGATGAGGGTATATAAATTTGATGGCCCTTTAAGTGTTGCCGGCAATAATTTGAAATTCGCAACCCTCTATCCCAACCCATCAAACAGCAATTTCACTATAGATTTAGGTAAGGAATATACAGAAGTAGCCGTACAGATTTATAATATGCTAGGCCAAGTTATTTCTTCGGAAAAATACGCTTCGGCAAAAACAATAGAAAAGAAGATCACAAGCGTAGCAGGTATGTATTTCGTAAAGATTAGTACCGCCCAAGGGGCAAATAAAACCTTAAAAGTCATTAAAAATTAA